The proteins below are encoded in one region of Pseudomonas helmanticensis:
- a CDS encoding thiamine pyrophosphate-binding protein: MSQTTSIAQPSRLSRFWHKWRFHINVLLLLIPLGFMPKYFADVALFRGDSGLGEREIGEVQVGPWSLRLAELRNEAPLNGPAGFMKDFNAALCDACIEQVKATYLRIGKPRSLRAAGVIFFGTPYRMGTQLLIPEKTKTDAELWITMEGWDGNMHQASIPLSQASPATIAWLNKQGAKP; this comes from the coding sequence GTGAGCCAGACGACGAGCATTGCCCAACCTTCCCGCCTGAGCCGCTTCTGGCACAAATGGCGCTTCCACATCAACGTGCTGCTGCTGCTGATTCCGCTGGGTTTCATGCCGAAATACTTTGCCGACGTCGCGTTGTTCCGTGGCGACAGCGGTCTTGGCGAACGCGAGATCGGTGAAGTCCAGGTCGGCCCGTGGAGCCTGCGCCTGGCCGAGCTGCGCAACGAAGCGCCGCTCAATGGTCCCGCCGGTTTCATGAAGGACTTCAACGCTGCCTTGTGTGATGCCTGTATCGAACAGGTCAAGGCGACTTACCTGCGCATCGGCAAACCCCGAAGCCTGCGCGCCGCCGGGGTGATTTTCTTCGGCACGCCGTACCGCATGGGCACGCAATTGCTGATCCCGGAAAAGACCAAAACCGACGCCGAACTGTGGATCACCATGGAAGGCTGGGACGGCAACATGCATCAGGCCTCGATTCCCCTGAGCCAGGCCTCCCCCGCGACGATCGCCTGGCTGAACAAACAAGGAGCCAAACCATGA
- a CDS encoding DUF6162 family protein, whose protein sequence is MSTPTTQIVRPAGAGHETLNVLLLCLLILAIAGSVVAWRGVSHEPEPVASNQLDARRDLRAAEQGIYADLRVTLDEIHLLREEHKALPTPQNLADEGFAPFAQDASSVSRGGHVWQMLAGTAYYGHSQTPAVAGSFLMRVSADDKAAPDIWLSRDADLKPAADLSDAALSAAGWKQIVAQYDAGVTREHRH, encoded by the coding sequence ATGAGTACGCCCACCACACAAATCGTACGCCCGGCGGGTGCCGGCCATGAAACCCTCAATGTGCTGCTGTTGTGCCTGCTGATCCTGGCAATTGCCGGTTCCGTGGTGGCGTGGCGCGGCGTATCGCATGAACCGGAGCCGGTCGCCAGCAACCAGCTCGACGCCCGTCGTGACCTCAGAGCCGCCGAGCAAGGCATCTATGCCGATCTGCGGGTCACCCTCGACGAAATCCACTTGCTGCGCGAAGAGCACAAAGCCCTGCCGACCCCGCAAAACCTCGCGGACGAAGGTTTCGCACCGTTTGCCCAGGACGCCAGTTCGGTCAGCCGTGGCGGGCATGTCTGGCAAATGCTCGCAGGCACTGCCTATTACGGGCACAGCCAGACGCCCGCCGTCGCCGGTTCGTTTCTGATGCGCGTCAGCGCCGACGACAAGGCTGCGCCGGACATCTGGCTCAGCCGCGATGCCGACCTCAAGCCGGCTGCCGATCTGTCGGATGCCGCACTGTCCGCTGCCGGCTGGAAACAAATCGTCGCGCAATACGATGCCGGGGTTACCCGCGAACATCGTCATTGA
- a CDS encoding metal ABC transporter substrate-binding protein: protein MSISSPRRPLLRLFLVGLCACLLSPLASADPAKRLRIGITLHPYYSYVANIVGDKADVVPLIPAGFNPHAYEPRAEDIKRISGLDVIVLNGVGHDDFADRMIAASETPNIKTIEANENVPLLAATGVAARGAGKVVNPHTFLSISASIAQVNNIARELGKLDPDNAKTYTQNARAYGKRLRQMRADALAKLTQAPNAELRVATVHAAYDYLLREFGLEVTAVVEPAHGIEPSPSQLKKTIDQLRELDVKVIFSEMDFPSTYVETIQRESGVKLYPLSHISYGEYTADKYEKEMTGNLNTVVRAIQESGA from the coding sequence ATGTCTATTTCATCGCCTCGCCGTCCCTTGCTGCGCCTGTTTCTAGTCGGCCTCTGCGCCTGCCTGCTGAGCCCGCTGGCCAGTGCCGATCCGGCCAAACGCTTGCGCATCGGCATCACCCTGCACCCTTATTACAGCTACGTGGCCAACATCGTCGGCGACAAGGCCGACGTCGTGCCGCTGATTCCTGCCGGCTTCAACCCGCACGCCTACGAGCCTCGGGCCGAGGACATCAAGCGCATCAGCGGGCTGGACGTGATCGTGCTGAATGGTGTCGGCCATGACGATTTCGCCGACCGCATGATCGCCGCCAGCGAAACGCCCAACATCAAGACCATCGAAGCCAACGAGAACGTGCCGCTGCTGGCCGCCACCGGGGTCGCCGCGCGCGGTGCCGGCAAAGTGGTCAACCCGCACACGTTCCTGTCGATCAGCGCCTCGATCGCGCAGGTCAACAACATCGCCCGCGAGCTGGGCAAACTCGACCCGGACAACGCCAAGACCTACACGCAGAACGCCCGCGCCTACGGCAAACGCCTGCGGCAGATGCGGGCCGACGCCTTGGCCAAACTGACCCAGGCGCCGAATGCCGAACTGCGCGTGGCCACGGTTCACGCGGCCTACGACTATCTGCTACGCGAATTCGGCCTGGAAGTGACGGCGGTGGTCGAGCCGGCGCACGGTATCGAGCCAAGCCCGAGCCAGTTGAAAAAGACCATCGATCAACTGCGCGAGCTGGATGTGAAAGTGATCTTCTCGGAGATGGATTTCCCCTCTACCTATGTCGAAACCATCCAGCGTGAGTCGGGCGTGAAACTCTACCCGCTGTCGCACATTTCCTATGGCGAATACACCGCCGACAAATATGAAAAGGAAATGACCGGCAACCTCAATACCGTGGTGCGGGCGATTCAGGAGTCGGGCGCATGA